TCTACGCCCAGCTCTGCTAGAGTGATCCGGCCCTTTTCTAAATCCTCCCACAATCCTTTACTGATCTCTTTGTAAGTCGCTCCATATTCAGACGATCCCGTAGCAAGTCCAAACTGAGAAAACGTCTTTTGCAGAGCATTTGCTTCTGTCTTTTTGAAATCAAGAAGTGTATCATCTACATCGAATAATATGACTTGATAGCGCATGGCAACCTCCAGAAATCTTTATTGATCAAGTATTCGTACAAACTAGACCTTTCTATCATATCAAAAACAGAAGGCTAAACTGCATACAAAAAGCCTCGAACTGTACTAGTCGAGGCCGTGAAGGCGAGCTGGTCATCAGCAAGACGGAAACCGTTCCCATTTCCGGTATTTCACTCGTGGAAGAAGAGCCTTGTGTGGCTAAATTGGGAAACACGGATGAAGTACTTGAATTTCCTTCATTATCTCATGGTATTTACTTTGCAGGAAGTACACGCTTTCCTACCGAATGATTTATCTACTTGATAGAAGGAAGGTGAAGCAATGAACGCACTCTTAGTCATTGATGTGCAAAGCGGAATTGTGAATGGTGGGGATTACAAAGAGGAACTTTTTTTGATGGAACAAGTAATTACGGATTTTAAAGAGAGCAATCGTCCTGTCATTTTTATCAGACATATCGATGCTACAGAAGAAAGTCCACTGAATAGAAGCTCTATCGGTTCTGAAATACACCCTCCATTTAAAGACTATTCCGACTACTCGATCGAGAAGCAAACCCCTAGTTCCTTCTTCCAAACAGAGCTCAGACAAACTTTAGAAAACTTAGGGGTCGAGCATCTTTTTATAATCGGTTTTGAGACGGAATTTTGTTGTATGTTTACGGCGATCGCTGCCTATGATCGCGGATATAAGGTGACGTTCATTAAGGACGCAACTGGAACAACAAATACGGCCGAATCATACGACATGCAAGGTTTAGACATTAAACGGTTTGTAGGAACCGTTCTTCGTTGGTCTAGTGTCATCGAAGTAGTAAACTACGCCGAGTACGCTGAAAAATACAAGTGATGAGTAGTGCATATCTGTTATACAAGGGCTTGCCATCGATATTCCATTGTGGATGAAATGGCGGGTTTTTCCTATGTATCATTTTATTTATGAATACGCGCTTCGCCCCACTCGCACATCAGATTCAAGATCGTCCGCAAGCTCTCTCCTTGCTCCGTAAGTGAATATTCCACTTTTAAAGGAACCTGATGATAGACGGATCGGTTGACCAATCCATCTTCTTCGAGCTCACGTAGCTGTTGGGTCAGCATCTTTTTCGATGCGCTTGGCATATATCGATGCAGCTCACCGAATCTTTTCGTACCTTCTTTTAACAAACAAAGAATAACAACCTTCCACTTCCCACCAATTACTTCCAATGTCGCTTCAACGGGTACGTTATATTGTTTCGTTTGAATATCGCATTCCTCCATGCTTTTTTCCCGATGGTTTGGTACCTTTGTGTACACCTGGTTCCAGAAATTATCTACTTTTCGGCTATATCTCCATCCTATTATACTCAAATCAGCTTACGAAATGGAGGAATTACCTTCAACTACGATCCAAAACGTTCAGTCATTGCTATATGACAAAAGATGTCATGATGGACGGCTTATACTGAATTCAACAACGAAACGATTGGAGGATTTCAGTGTGAAAAGTCTGCGTACGTTTGCAAAATGGGTAATGATTGTAGGATTGTGCTTGATGTTCGTTTCCTCTGGTATTTACAAGCTGATTGGTCATCCAGAGGCCACACTCGCTTTCCAAGGATTCGGGTTTCCCCCTTGGTTCCAAGTTGTAATCGGGTTGGGAGAAGTGCTCGGCGGACTGGGTTTATTGATGAAAAAGTCTTCGCGTTACGCCGCCTATACACTCGCAGTCATTATGCTTGGTGCTACAGTCACTCTGCTTTTACATGGTGACACATCTACTGTAGTGATTCCGCTTGTCTTACTCTTTGTTTTCTTGCTGATCGGTCTACGCCGATTTAATCCTTCTGCTCGCTAACAAGGCCACCAGTTCCCACCTGTAACCAGGTGAGGAGCTGACGGCCTCTCGCTTTTTTTTCAAGCTCACTCGTTTACAAATGCTTCTTTATAAAGTGTAGGAGGGTCTGACTCTAAGTCATCCATTGAAATCGTCATGAGACAAAACCCTTTCCCTGCTAAAAATAACCGTACCTTGTCCTGATTTCAACACCAATTTGCATGGTTCCACCAGCAAGTTCACTATCGCTGTGACAGGCTCTTCCCATGTAGAGAATAATTATTTACCACATACCCTTCTGCCCGAAATCATAGTAGGTAAAGATAGTAAAAAAGGAGGGATGACATGTGGATCAAGAAAAAGTAACAATCAAGATTAACGACAATGGATCAATTCGTGTTACCGGTGCAGTTGAGTTACTGGATGGAGCAGGTGACAACTATGAAGTCGGTTCATCTTTTTCGCTCTGTCGATGCGGTCAATCCGAGAAAAAACCGTTCTGTGATGGAACGCATAAAAAAGTAGGCTTTGAAAGTGCACCACGAGCAAAAGAATGATCCGAAAGAGCGCAGATGCGCTCTTTTTCTTTTATCAATCGCTTTTTATGTCAAATTGTTTCCTCATAGAAGTACTGGTATAATTTTGAAAAGCACTCCGATCACGTATCTGTTCTTTTTTGTATTCTCGTTTTGATTGACGGGGGTTATTTTTTATACCTAAGATAAAGACATTCCGATCCCATATACGCAATGACGAAACACTTTCCTTCGTCAGTTATGGCTGACAAAGTTAGGAGTACACAAACATGTATGCACAAACAGTACGATACGATCAATTTGGTGAGCCCCATAAAGTATTGAAGGTTGAACAACGGCTAATTGAACCGCTGAAGC
The window above is part of the Brevibacillus brevis NBRC 100599 genome. Proteins encoded here:
- a CDS encoding isochorismatase family protein, with product MNALLVIDVQSGIVNGGDYKEELFLMEQVITDFKESNRPVIFIRHIDATEESPLNRSSIGSEIHPPFKDYSDYSIEKQTPSSFFQTELRQTLENLGVEHLFIIGFETEFCCMFTAIAAYDRGYKVTFIKDATGTTNTAESYDMQGLDIKRFVGTVLRWSSVIEVVNYAEYAEKYK
- a CDS encoding DoxX family protein, whose amino-acid sequence is MKSLRTFAKWVMIVGLCLMFVSSGIYKLIGHPEATLAFQGFGFPPWFQVVIGLGEVLGGLGLLMKKSSRYAAYTLAVIMLGATVTLLLHGDTSTVVIPLVLLFVFLLIGLRRFNPSAR
- a CDS encoding winged helix-turn-helix transcriptional regulator, which gives rise to MEECDIQTKQYNVPVEATLEVIGGKWKVVILCLLKEGTKRFGELHRYMPSASKKMLTQQLRELEEDGLVNRSVYHQVPLKVEYSLTEQGESLRTILNLMCEWGEARIHK
- a CDS encoding CDGSH iron-sulfur domain-containing protein, with translation MDQEKVTIKINDNGSIRVTGAVELLDGAGDNYEVGSSFSLCRCGQSEKKPFCDGTHKKVGFESAPRAKE